In Tenrec ecaudatus isolate mTenEca1 chromosome 4, mTenEca1.hap1, whole genome shotgun sequence, a single window of DNA contains:
- the LOC142445890 gene encoding LOW QUALITY PROTEIN: olfactory receptor 52A4-like (The sequence of the model RefSeq protein was modified relative to this genomic sequence to represent the inferred CDS: inserted 1 base in 1 codon), translating to MGVNDFREFHRTMCDINILKLLNICYSEDPWIAMPIPNDTAIMAPILTFVGIPGLESVQCWIGIPFCAMYLIALIGNTLLVIIIKSERTLHEPMYIFLAMLGATDIALSTSLVPKMLGIFWFHLPDIYFDACLLQMWLIHTFQGIESGVLLAMALDRYVAICHPLRHATIFTPLFVTHIGIGMTLQPAILVIPCLLLIKCRLKLYLTKIISHTYCERMAVLKLATEDIFINKFYGLFGAFIVGGFDFISITLSYIQIFVTVAHLPQRKARLKAFNTCIPHMCVFSQFYLLAFFXFFYSQIWISYPITHTYYFIHPLSTSSTFLQPFGLWGEDQAD from the exons ATGGGGGTGAATGACTTTAGGGAATTTCACAGGACCATGTGTGAcatcaatattctcaagctgctCAATATCTGTTATTCTG AAGATCCCTGGATTGCCATGCCTATTCCCAATGACACTGCAATTATGGCACCTATACTGACATTTGTAGGAATACCTGGCCTAGAATCTGTGCAGTGTTGGATTGGGATTCCATTCTGTGCTATGTATCTCATTGCTTTGATTGGAAATACTCTACTTGTGATCATCATCAAATCTGAACGCACCCTCCATGAGCCCATGTACATCTTCTTGGCCATGCTAGGTGCCACAGACATTGCTCTGAGCACCAGTCTTGTACCCAAGATGCTTGGAATTTTCTGGTTTCATTTGCCAGATATCTATTTTGATGCATGTCTCCTTCAGATGTGGCTCATCCACACATTTCAGGGCATTGAATCAGGTGTCTTGCTGGCCATGGCTCTCGACCGCTATGTGGCTATCTGTCACCCCCTTAGACATGCTACCATATTCACTCCTCTATTCGTGACGCATATTGGAATTGGGATGACATTGCAGCCTGCCATCCTCGTAATCCCATGCCTTCTGCTCATAAAGTGTCGCCTGAAGCTATACCTAACCAAAATAATATCCCATACTTACTGTGAACGCATGGCTGTTTTGAAGCTTGCCACTGAAGATATTTTTATCAATAAGTTCTATGGTCTCTTTGGTGCTTTCATTGTTGGTGGGTTTGACTTCATTTCAATCACCCTTTCCTATATCCAGATATTTGTCACGGTTGCTCACCTGCCCCAAAGAAAGGCTCGTCTTAAGGCATTCAATACATGTATTCCCCACATGTGTGTCTTCTCCCAGTTCTACCTCcttgctttct tctttttttactcACAGATCTGGATCTCATATCCCATCACACATACATATTACTTTATCCATCCTTTATCTACTAGTTCCACCTTTCTTCAACCCTTTGGTCTATGGGGTGAAGACCAAGCAGATTAG
- the LOC142446848 gene encoding olfactory receptor 52A5-like, which produces MFTINGSVFMPPVLTLIGIPGLESVQCWIGIPFSVMYIIAVVGNSIIIALIKCESSLHKPMYIFLAMLGATDMGLSTCILPKMLGIFWFHLPEIYFEACLLQMWLIHSFQAIESGILLAMALDRYVAICDPLRHSTIFSQQLLTQIGVGVALRAAVLVAPSIVLIKCRLTLYKTTIIAHSYCEHMALVKLAVEDIRVNKVYGLFVAFSILGFDIIFITLSYVQIFITVFELPQKEARLKAFNTCIAHICVFLQFYLLAFFSFFTHRFGSHVPPYVHILLSNLYLLVPPFLNPIVYGMKTREIRDHVLKMFSSKSTS; this is translated from the coding sequence ATGTTCACAATCAATGGCTCAGTCTTCATGCCCCCTGTGCTAACACTAATTGGAATCCCTGGCTTGGAGTCAGTACAGTGTTGGATTGGCATTCCATTTTCTGTCATGTACATCATTGCTGTGGTTGGGAATTCCATCATCATAGCTTTAATCAAATGTGAAAGCAGCCTCCATAAACCCATGTACATATTCTTGGCTATGTTGGGTGCCACAGATATGGGCCTTAGCACTTGCATTCTTCCCAAAATGCTGGGCATTTTCTGGTTTCATTTGCCAGAAATTTATTTTGAAGCCTGTCTGCTGCAAATGTGGCTTATTCATTCATTTCAGGCCATTGAATCTGGTATCCTACTTGCCATGGCCCTTGACCGTTACGTGGCCATTTGTGACCCATTGAGACATTCCACCATCTTCTCACAACAGCTACTGACTCAAATAGGAGTTGGCGTGGCACTCAGGGCTGCCGTTCTTGTAGCACCATCCATAGTGCTCATCAAATGTCGTCTCACGCTGTACAAAACGACAATTATCGCTCACTCTTACTGTGAGCATATGGCCCTTGTGAAGCTCGCCGTGGAAGATATCCGAGTCAATAAGGTTTATGGCTTATTTGTTGCCTTCAGCATCCTAGGCTTTGACATCATCTTCATCACCTTATCCTATGTTCAGATCTTCATCACTGTCTTTGAACTGCCCCAGAAGGAGGCAAGACTCAAAGCCTTCAACACATGCATTGcccacatttgtgtcttccttcagTTCTACCTTCTtgcgttcttttctttcttcacacATCGGTTTGGTTCGCACGTACCACCTTATGTTCATATTCTTTTGTCAAATCTTTACCTACTAGTTCCACCATTTCTCAACCCGATAGTGTATGGGATGAAGACAAGAGAAATCCGTGACCATGTCCTGAAAATGTTTTCTTCTAAAAGCACTTCTTGA